One window from the genome of Rhodococcus sp. ABRD24 encodes:
- the gdhA gene encoding NADP-specific glutamate dehydrogenase — protein sequence MSVRDRVEEIYEQVLLRNAGEPEFHQAAAEVFESLHVVLEHHPRYADSGLIERLCEPERQIIFRVPWTDDNGNVHVNRGFRVQYNSVLGPYKGGLRFHPSVNLGIVKFLGFEQIFKNALTGLPIGGGKGGSDFDPKGRSEAEVMRFCQSFMTELHRHIGEYTDVPAGDIGVGGREIGYLFGQYKRLTNSYESGVLTGKGLTWGGSMVRREATGYGVAYFVAEMMAAKGAGLEGKKVVVSGSGNVAIYAIEKIHQLGGTVVACSDSAGYVVDPKGIDVELLKEIKEVKRARISEYADQIPHATYVEGGSIWDVECEVALPCATQNELDEDAAKKLVACGVQAVAEGANMPTTPQGIKVFRDAGVSFAPGKAANAGGVATSALEMQQNASRDSWSFEYTDERLSKIMRGIHERCITTAAEYGQPGDYVHGANIAGFVKVADAMFAMGVI from the coding sequence TTGTCTGTACGCGACCGCGTTGAGGAGATCTACGAGCAGGTCCTGCTGCGCAATGCCGGCGAGCCCGAATTTCACCAGGCAGCAGCCGAGGTCTTCGAATCTCTGCATGTGGTCCTCGAGCATCACCCCCGCTACGCCGATTCCGGTCTGATCGAGCGACTCTGCGAGCCCGAGCGCCAGATCATCTTCCGCGTGCCGTGGACCGACGACAACGGCAACGTGCACGTCAACCGCGGTTTCCGCGTCCAGTACAACAGCGTGCTCGGCCCCTACAAGGGCGGGCTGCGCTTTCACCCGAGCGTCAACCTCGGCATCGTCAAGTTCCTCGGCTTCGAGCAGATCTTCAAGAACGCCCTCACCGGGCTGCCCATCGGCGGCGGCAAGGGTGGCTCGGACTTCGACCCCAAAGGTCGCTCCGAGGCTGAAGTCATGCGTTTCTGCCAGTCCTTCATGACCGAACTGCACCGCCACATCGGTGAGTACACCGATGTGCCCGCTGGTGACATCGGCGTCGGCGGCCGCGAGATCGGCTACCTGTTCGGCCAGTACAAACGCCTCACCAACTCGTACGAGTCGGGCGTCCTCACCGGTAAGGGCCTCACCTGGGGCGGCTCGATGGTCCGCCGCGAGGCCACAGGCTACGGCGTCGCGTACTTCGTCGCCGAGATGATGGCCGCCAAGGGCGCTGGCCTCGAGGGCAAGAAGGTCGTCGTCTCCGGCTCCGGCAACGTCGCGATCTACGCGATCGAGAAGATCCATCAGCTCGGTGGCACGGTCGTAGCCTGCTCCGACTCCGCCGGCTACGTCGTCGACCCCAAGGGCATCGACGTCGAACTGCTCAAGGAGATCAAGGAAGTCAAGCGCGCCCGCATCAGCGAGTACGCCGACCAGATTCCCCACGCCACCTACGTCGAGGGCGGCTCGATCTGGGACGTCGAGTGCGAGGTCGCACTCCCCTGCGCCACCCAGAACGAGCTGGATGAGGACGCCGCCAAGAAGCTCGTCGCGTGCGGCGTGCAGGCCGTGGCCGAGGGCGCGAACATGCCCACCACGCCACAGGGCATCAAGGTCTTCCGTGACGCGGGCGTCTCCTTCGCTCCCGGCAAGGCTGCCAACGCCGGTGGTGTCGCCACCTCCGCACTCGAGATGCAGCAGAACGCCTCGCGCGATTCCTGGAGCTTCGAGTACACCGACGAGCGCCTGTCGAAGATCATGCGGGGCATTCACGAGCGCTGCATCACCACCGCTGCCGAGTACGGCCAGCCGGGTGACTACGTGCACGGGGCCAACATCGCCGGCTTCGTCAAGGTCGCCGACGCCATGTTCGCCATGGGTGTCATCTGA
- a CDS encoding thioesterase family protein: MTQLAAPPHPFDVAVELDSFDAGRFHGHTDPAYANMVGPFGGITAATLLRAVMQHPECLGEPLSLTVNFAGPIADGPYDVSAYPTRTNRATQHWNVELTQDGAVTTTATAVFGVRRQTWSSTEITPPTAPAADSIAPQSFPDAIAWARNYDIRFVEGSIPAPEDGTAGEQPNSTTTLWVRDTPPRPLDFPALTALCDVFYPRVFLRLGRYLPAGTISLTVYFHADSASIAAQSDNAVLGTARTQRFGNGYFDQSAEIWGRDGALLATTHQLVYFKA; the protein is encoded by the coding sequence GTGACCCAGCTCGCCGCACCACCGCACCCGTTCGACGTTGCCGTCGAACTCGATTCGTTCGATGCGGGCCGGTTTCACGGCCACACGGACCCGGCATACGCCAACATGGTGGGCCCGTTCGGCGGCATCACCGCGGCCACGCTGCTGCGAGCAGTGATGCAGCATCCCGAGTGCCTGGGTGAACCGCTGTCCCTGACCGTCAACTTCGCGGGTCCGATCGCCGACGGCCCGTACGACGTCTCCGCGTATCCGACCCGTACGAACCGCGCCACCCAGCACTGGAACGTCGAGCTCACGCAGGACGGTGCAGTCACCACGACCGCCACCGCAGTCTTCGGCGTCCGACGTCAGACGTGGTCGTCCACCGAAATCACACCGCCGACCGCACCCGCTGCGGATAGCATTGCGCCGCAGTCGTTCCCCGACGCCATCGCGTGGGCCCGCAACTACGACATTCGCTTCGTCGAGGGATCCATCCCCGCTCCCGAAGACGGCACTGCCGGTGAGCAGCCCAACTCGACCACCACGTTGTGGGTACGCGACACCCCGCCGCGGCCGCTGGACTTCCCTGCCCTGACCGCGCTGTGCGACGTCTTCTACCCGCGCGTGTTCCTGCGTCTCGGCCGCTACCTGCCGGCCGGCACGATTTCGCTCACCGTCTACTTCCACGCCGATTCGGCATCGATCGCCGCACAGTCGGACAACGCCGTCCTCGGCACAGCGCGTACCCAGCGCTTCGGGAACGGCTACTTCGACCAGTCCGCAGAGATCTGGGGCCGTGACGGAGCCCTGCTCGCCACCACCCATCAACTGGTCTACTTCAAGGCCTGA
- a CDS encoding TetR/AcrR family transcriptional regulator yields the protein MIDSAVALMRERGVAATSFADVLAHSGAPRGSIYHHFPGGKSQLVAEATRSAAAYLGRGITRVLGTGDTVSALRALVDLWRRGLEASNYESGCPMVAAALGTEPGARDVAGATFAEWRDLIAASLVEDGVAEARSASLAVLVVSALEGALVLAQAQGSSAPLDAVVDELEVLCRAARPN from the coding sequence ATGATCGACAGCGCCGTTGCTCTCATGCGCGAGCGGGGTGTGGCCGCGACTTCGTTCGCGGACGTCCTAGCGCACAGCGGGGCCCCGCGGGGCTCGATCTACCACCATTTTCCAGGCGGCAAGTCCCAGCTCGTGGCGGAGGCCACCCGGTCGGCCGCCGCGTACCTCGGCCGGGGGATCACCCGCGTGCTCGGGACCGGCGACACCGTCTCTGCGCTCCGGGCCCTCGTGGACCTGTGGCGCCGCGGGCTCGAGGCCAGCAACTACGAGTCGGGGTGCCCGATGGTGGCGGCCGCACTCGGGACCGAACCTGGTGCCCGGGACGTCGCCGGAGCAACGTTCGCAGAGTGGCGCGACCTCATCGCCGCCAGTCTTGTCGAGGACGGAGTCGCCGAGGCGAGGTCGGCGTCGCTGGCGGTGCTTGTCGTCAGCGCCCTCGAGGGCGCACTGGTGCTCGCGCAGGCTCAGGGTAGCTCCGCCCCGCTCGACGCGGTCGTCGACGAGCTCGAGGTGCTCTGCCGGGCAGCCCGTCCGAACTGA
- a CDS encoding alpha/beta hydrolase, with amino-acid sequence MTDDSRTVQVPLEDLTFDVTVAGPDDGVPIVLLHGFPESSASWRPITPRLTATGLRVIAPNQRGYSPGARPVAVEDYRIDHLVGDVIGLLDAFGLESAHLVGHDWGAAVAWQVAGRHPDRIRSLTAVSVPHPTAFGWALREDADQQRRSGYIGLLRTEGKAEAVLLEDDSRRLRAMFGHDNDPDLVETHVRLLAEPGALTAAMNWYRAMAPDLSDLPPVRVPTTYVWSTADPALGPAGARRCGEFVDAPYRFVVLEGGSHWIPEENPDALADAVLARVALS; translated from the coding sequence ATGACTGACGACTCGCGCACCGTGCAGGTACCCCTCGAGGACCTGACCTTCGACGTCACCGTCGCCGGCCCGGACGACGGGGTGCCGATCGTTCTGCTGCACGGATTCCCGGAGAGTTCGGCGTCATGGCGTCCGATCACCCCGCGCCTGACCGCAACGGGGCTGCGCGTGATTGCGCCGAACCAGCGCGGCTACTCCCCCGGTGCCCGACCGGTGGCCGTCGAGGACTACCGGATCGATCATCTGGTCGGCGACGTCATCGGCCTACTCGACGCGTTCGGTCTCGAATCCGCACATCTGGTGGGACACGACTGGGGCGCTGCCGTCGCATGGCAGGTGGCCGGCCGACACCCGGACCGAATCCGCAGCCTCACCGCGGTGTCGGTGCCGCATCCGACAGCGTTCGGCTGGGCGTTGCGTGAGGACGCCGACCAGCAACGCCGGTCCGGCTACATCGGCCTACTCCGCACCGAGGGAAAGGCCGAAGCTGTTCTACTCGAGGATGATTCCCGTCGACTGCGCGCGATGTTCGGCCACGACAACGATCCCGACCTCGTCGAAACGCACGTGCGCCTGCTGGCCGAGCCGGGCGCACTGACCGCCGCGATGAACTGGTACCGGGCGATGGCGCCCGACCTCAGCGATCTGCCGCCGGTGCGCGTTCCCACAACCTATGTGTGGAGCACCGCCGATCCCGCACTCGGCCCGGCCGGCGCACGCCGCTGCGGCGAATTCGTCGATGCGCCCTATCGTTTCGTGGTACTGGAGGGCGGCAGCCACTGGATTCCCGAGGAGAACCCGGACGCATTGGCCGACGCCGTGCTGGCCCGCGTCGCACTCAGCTGA